The region CCCATACTGCCGGAGGGTCCCTTCCTTTTTAAGCCCGCAGGCCATCATGACCTTTCCGCTGTTCACATTGCGCGTATCATGCAGGGCCTCCACGCGGTTGGCACCCTCCACCTCGAAAAAGAACCGAATCAGCTCCGCAAACGCCTCCTTCATGATTCCATTCCCCCACCACTTCCTGCCCAGGCAGTAACCCACCGTCACCCGTCCGGCCTTCTGGTTAAGCTCCGGGACAGAAATGTTTCCAATGACATTTCCCTGGTCTTCCTTCCACTCTATGGCCCAGTTATAATAATCCCCGGACGCATAAGACTGAATCCAGCCCTCCAGGATTCTCCTTGTCTCCTCCGCATCCTTATGAGGTTCCCAGGAGAGAAACTTCGTGACCTGAGGATCGTTTGCCCAGTTTCTGAACATGGCGCCGGCATCCTCTATCACAAAAGGGCGCAGCACCAGCCGCTTTGTCTCCATTCTCACGGTTCCTGAATTCTTCATAAGGTTCCTCTCCTTTCCTGCACATACAAAGGATGTGCGCAGCATGATTGACTGGCAGCAGAATATTATTCTCTAATATAGCACACATCCCGCATTTTAGGAACCCTTAATATCCTAAATTATTCCATATAGCTATGCTTCCTCCGCTTGCTTCTTCTTTAACTCCATAGCCCCTGCCTCTGCCCGCTCCTGAAGGATGGGATTGTCAAAACACAAAAATGCTCAAAGGCATCGGGATATGGAAATACCTTTAATTAAGCTTACCTCTTTAAGCAAAAAAAGCTCTCCGGCCGCATCATATACCGGAGAGCTTTTTCCATAAAGCTTTCTTCAAGTCCCATCTCTATTCCATCCCTGCATATATTTATTCCACTCCCGCTTTTTTGCAGATATCATTGAGACAGCATGACTCGCAGTGGGGTTTTGTCCTGGCCGTGCAGACGTCCCGGCCATGGAATACCAGCCTGTGGCAGAAATCGCTGCCCTCCTCAGGCGGTACAAGCTTCCACAGAGCCATCTCCACCTTCTTGGGCTCCTTGATTCCATCCACCAAACCCATGCGGTTCACCAGGCGGATGCAGTGTGTGTCCGTCACAATGGCAGGTTTTCCAAACACATCCCCCATAATCAGGTTGGCGCTCTTTCTTCCCACTCCGGGAAGCTTTAACAGGGCGTCAAAGTCATCCGGCACCTTGCCTCCATACTGTTCCTTCAGTATCTTCATGCAGGCGCTTATGTCCCTGGCCTTGCTGTGTCCCAGGCCGCAGGGCTTCACAATCCGTTCAATGTCTTCCACATCCGCCTCTGCCAGGGCATCCACATCCGGATATTTGGCGTAAAGGTCCTCAACCACCACGTTCACCCTTGCATCTGTACACTGTGCCGCCAGACGTACACTGACCAGCAGCTTCCACGCATGGTCATAGTCCAGGGTACAGCCTGCATCGGGATATTCTTTTTTCAGGCGGCCTATGATTTCCAATGCTAGTTTTTCCTTAGTCATGTTATATCTCCTTTGTATGCTGCAGCGCACTTCTTTTTAACTTCTTTTTAACTTCCTTTTTACTTCTTTGTATCATCCTGCGCTTCTCTTTTCACATACATCTTATTATACATGACACAGGTTTATTTCTCAAGGGAAATACCCTGGGGCAGACTGTAAGGACAACGGCCCCAGGGCAGATTATTCCTGTTGATATCACATATGATTATTTAACAATAAACGACTTCCTCTTACTCACCACATCAAAGATAACGGCTGCCAGCAGAACGCCGCCCTTGACCACCTTCTGCAGGTTCTGGTCCACGCCCATGATGCTCATGCCCAGATTCAGCACGCCCATGAGGGTTGCGCCCACGATAACCCCAGGCACCGTGCCGGTGCCGCCGTATGCGGAAGCGCCGCCGATAAAGCACGCGCCGATGGCGTCCATCTCATAGCTGTTTCCGGCCGTTGGGTTGGCGGAGTTCAGTCTGGCCACTGTAACCATGCCCGCGATGGCTGCCAGAAGTCCCATGTTCAGATAAGCCAGGAAATATACCCGGTTGGTATTAATGCCGGAAAGCTTTGTTGCCTTTTCATTTCCGCCCACAGCGTAGAAATAACGGCCTGTGGTGGTCTTGGAGGCGATATAGCTGTAGATTCCGATGATGACCGCAACCCAGATAAGAGCGTTTGGAATTCCCTTGTACTGGGCCAGACGGAACATGAAGGAGAGCAGGACAATGCAGATGACTGCCATTTTGACCACAACTCCCGTAAGGGGCTCCACATAATACCCCTTTGCCAGTTTCTGTCTCCTTCCGTTGAACACGATAACGGCATAGACAACACAGGCAATGACGCCCACCAGGAAACAGGTCAGGTTAAATCCCTCCACTGCGAAGAAATCCGGCACATAGGTGTTGAACAGCACCAGGAACTGGTCCGGTATGGGGGCCAGCGTCATTCCCTGCAGCACCACATTGGAAAGCCCCCTGAACATCAGCATGCCTGCCAGGGTAACGATAAAAGGAGGAATCCTGACATAGGCAATCCAGAATCCCTGCCATGCTCCCACCAGCATTCCCATGATGACCATGGCGATAAGTGTAAGGCAGGGACTGATGCCCATTTCCACCATCATCTTGCCTCCGATGGCGCCCACGAAGCATACCACGGAACCAACGGACAGGTCGATGTTGCCTCCTGTCAGGATACAGAACAGCATACCGGTGGCCAGGATAAATACATAGGCATTCTGGGCAATCAGGT is a window of Enterocloster clostridioformis DNA encoding:
- a CDS encoding endonuclease III domain-containing protein, whose product is MTKEKLALEIIGRLKKEYPDAGCTLDYDHAWKLLVSVRLAAQCTDARVNVVVEDLYAKYPDVDALAEADVEDIERIVKPCGLGHSKARDISACMKILKEQYGGKVPDDFDALLKLPGVGRKSANLIMGDVFGKPAIVTDTHCIRLVNRMGLVDGIKEPKKVEMALWKLVPPEEGSDFCHRLVFHGRDVCTARTKPHCESCCLNDICKKAGVE
- a CDS encoding GNAT family N-acetyltransferase, producing MKNSGTVRMETKRLVLRPFVIEDAGAMFRNWANDPQVTKFLSWEPHKDAEETRRILEGWIQSYASGDYYNWAIEWKEDQGNVIGNISVPELNQKAGRVTVGYCLGRKWWGNGIMKEAFAELIRFFFEVEGANRVEALHDTRNVNSGKVMMACGLKKEGTLRQYGWNNQGICDECIYGMAASDYFEGK
- the mmsB gene encoding multiple monosaccharide ABC transporter permease → MDQKLKISEILKKYTMIIALAVIIILFTVNTGGKMLLPQNVNNLIAQNAYVFILATGMLFCILTGGNIDLSVGSVVCFVGAIGGKMMVEMGISPCLTLIAMVIMGMLVGAWQGFWIAYVRIPPFIVTLAGMLMFRGLSNVVLQGMTLAPIPDQFLVLFNTYVPDFFAVEGFNLTCFLVGVIACVVYAVIVFNGRRQKLAKGYYVEPLTGVVVKMAVICIVLLSFMFRLAQYKGIPNALIWVAVIIGIYSYIASKTTTGRYFYAVGGNEKATKLSGINTNRVYFLAYLNMGLLAAIAGMVTVARLNSANPTAGNSYEMDAIGACFIGGASAYGGTGTVPGVIVGATLMGVLNLGMSIMGVDQNLQKVVKGGVLLAAVIFDVVSKRKSFIVK